One part of the Rutidosis leptorrhynchoides isolate AG116_Rl617_1_P2 chromosome 1, CSIRO_AGI_Rlap_v1, whole genome shotgun sequence genome encodes these proteins:
- the LOC139885343 gene encoding kaempferol 3-O-beta-D-galactosyltransferase-like, with the protein MDMITSCKINRVQPGRHVAVYTFPFSSHPSLLLTLVNRLASAAPTVVFSFFNTKQSNQKLLSEVNHDNIRLYDVSDGIPKDYVFVGKPQEDINLFLQVAEDEFRNGLKVAENDFGLKISCLVVDAFFWFCADIADELNIPWVAFWTAGACSLSSHFYTDLIREKHAQFKGPDDEIFDLIPGLSAVRLSDLPGGIIYGNLKSPFSIMVHKMGQTLARATAVPLNSFQELDPDITKDLCSKFKNFLNIGPFNFISKQISRSITDEFSCIPWLETQKPSTVAYICFGTVFKPPPHELVALAEALEETKTPFLWSINNESTKHFPKGFLKRASDNGNGKVVPWAPQVLVLEHFATGVFITHGGWNSVLESIGAGVPMICRPFVGDQQINTCMVERVWGIGMKIEGGSFTKNGTCYALENGLLVDGLLKMWKKKIEVLKDVAHKAVEPNGSSDKNFKTLVDLVTS; encoded by the exons ATGGACATGATCACAAGCTGCAAAATCAACCGCGTCCAACCAGGGAGACATGTCGCGGTTTACACATTCCCTTTTTCGTCACACCCTTCCCTTTTACTTACGCTGGTGAATAGATTAGCTTCTGCTGCCCCAACCGTCGTTTTCTCATTTTTTAACACTAAACAATCTAATCAAAAACTGTTGTCTGAGGTTAATCATGACAACATAAGGCTGTATGATGTATCAGATGGTATaccgaaagattatgtttttgtgGGGAAGCCTCAAGAGGATATAAACTTGTTTCTTCAAGTGGCTGAAGATGAGTTCAGAAATGGTCTTAAAGTGGCTGAAAATGATTTTGGGTTGAAGATTAGTTGTCTGGTGGTTGATGCTTTCTTTTGGTTCTGTGCTGATATAGCGGACGAATTGAACATTCCGTGGGTTGCGTTTTGGACCGCAGGAGCATGTTCGCTTTCATCGCATTTTTATACTGATCTCATTAGGGAAAAACATGCTCAATTCAAAG GGCCTGATGACGAAATCTTTGACTTGATCCCTGGACTATCGGCTGTTCGATTAAGTGACTTACCAGGCGGAATCATATATGGAAACCTCAAATCACCGTTTTCAATTATGGTACATAAAATGGGACAAACTCTAGCTAGAGCAACTGCTGTTCCCTTAAACTCATTCCAAGAACTGGACCCTGATATCACCAAAGACCTCTGTTCGAAATTTAAAAACTTCCTCAATATTGGTCCTTTCAATTTCATATCCAAACAAATATCTCGATCAATAACCGATGAATTTTCATGTATTCCATGGTTAGAAACTCAAAAGCCATCAACAGTAGCCTACATTTGCTTTGGGACCGTGTTCAAGCCACCACCTCACGAACTAGTCGCGTTGGCTGAAGCACTCGAAGAGACCAAGACGCCGTTTCTATGGTCAATAAACAACGAGTCAACAAAGCATTTTCCTAAAGGGTTTTTGAAGAGAGCAAGTGATAATGGGAATGGGAAAGTTGTGCCTTGGGCCCCACAAGTGTTAGTTTTGGAGCATTTTGCGACAGGGGTGTTTATAACGCACGGTGGATGGAACTCGGTGTTGGAGAGTATTGGTGCTGGTGTCCCTATGATTTGCAGGCCATTTGTAGGAGATCAACAGATAAACACGTGTATGGTTGAGAGAGTTTGGGGGATTGGGATGAAAATCGAAGGTGGGAGTTTTACGAAAAATGGAACTTGTTATGCTTTGGAAAATGGTTTATTGGTTGATGGATTGTTAAAAATGTGGAAGAAGAAAATTGAAGTATTGAAAGATGTTGCTCATAAGGCTGTTGAACCAAATGGGAGTTCAGATAAAAATTTTAAGACCTTGGTTGATTTAGTCACTAGCTAA
- the LOC139848141 gene encoding chlorophyllase-2-like, which yields MALPSFVLIRSKTDIFATGDHKTHPVITPDNTDTPKPLLIFSPQEAGEYPVIVLLHGFLLYNTFYSQLSHHIASHGYILVAPQLYLWTGLDATNEIEDAAKITNWLQEGLQKYLPYQVNADLTNVALAGHSRGGKVAFALALNALDAKINLKFSALIGIDPVDGLNGGIQTTPKVLTNIPNSFNLKMPVMVIGSGLGEVGTICMGTFGACAPKGVNHEEFYNECRKPACYFVVKDYGHLDMLDDETKGIRGKFTYCMCKDGEAREPMRKFVGGAVVACLKAYLGGDYSYLTSIKDNEDSPVVLQDVDYRL from the exons ATGGCTTTGCCTTCTTTTGTACTCATTCGTTCCAAAACAGACATTTTCGCGACCGGAGATCATAAAACCCATCCTGTAATAACACCAGACAACACAGATACTCCAAAACCTCTATTGATATTCTCTCCACAAGAGGCAGGGGAATATCCTGTTATAGTTTTACTTCATGGTTTTCTTCTCTATAATACCTTTTATTCCCAACTCAGCCATCACATTGCTTCTCATGGCTACATCCTTGTTGCCCCTCAG TTGTATCTATGGACGGGACTAGATGCCACAAATGAAATCGAGGACGCAGCTAAAATAACCAACTGGCTTCAGGAAGGGCTTCAGAAGTACCTACCTTACCAAGTAAATGCAGACCTAACAAATGTAGCACTAGCGGGCCATAGTCGTGGAGGAAAAGTCGCTTTCGCCCTTGCTTTGAATGCACTCGATGcgaaaataaacttaaagttttcCGCTTTAATTGGGATTGATCCGGTTGATGGATTAAATGGAGGTATACAAACTACACCTAAAGTTCTAACAAACATCCCGAATTCATTTAATCTTAAAATGCCGGTTATGGTTATTGGTTCGGGCCTTGGTGAAGTTGGCACCATCTGTATGGGAACGTTTGGAGCGTGTGCTCCAAAAGGCGTGAATCACGAGGAGTTTTATAACGAGTGTCGTAAACCGGCTTGTTACTTTGTTGTAAAAGATTATGGGCATCTTGATATGCTTGATGATGAGACTAAAGGGATTAGGGGGAAGTTTACTTATTGTATGTGTAAAGATGGAGAGGCTAGGGAACCTATGAGGAAATTTGTTGGAGGGGCTGTTGTTGCTTGCTTGAAGGCTTATTTGGGAGGGGATTATAGCTATTTGACATCTATTAAAGATAATGAAGATTCACCTGTTGTGCTACAAGATGTTGATTATCGGCTTTGA